A window of the Oceanibaculum indicum P24 genome harbors these coding sequences:
- the hslO gene encoding Hsp33 family molecular chaperone HslO, with amino-acid sequence MTAYAGGGLRGVTDDMLLPFQIESLGLRGRMARLGGEVDAVLQRHDYPEPVARMLGEALALAVLLAGALKYDGVFTLQIQSDGPISLLVADVTSDGHLRGYAQFDAERFASAAAARAQSGAGIERSVPGLLGAGYLAFTVDQGAHTDRYQGIVELTGATLADCAHTYFRDSEQIETCLKTACERVALPGGGSVWRAAGLMVQRMPAEGGSASEADRIWQSLTEDEAEDGWRRIVILTSSARNEELLAPELSPHELLFRLFHEDGVRVFEPHAVTDRCRCSRERVDAVLSAQPRAELDDMKEPDGAVVVTCQFCNRAYRYDDSDLDALADATRH; translated from the coding sequence GTGACGGCATATGCCGGCGGCGGCCTGCGCGGCGTCACCGACGACATGCTGCTGCCGTTCCAGATCGAATCGCTGGGCCTGCGCGGTCGCATGGCGCGGCTGGGCGGTGAAGTCGATGCCGTGCTGCAGCGGCACGACTACCCCGAGCCGGTCGCCCGCATGCTGGGCGAGGCGCTGGCGCTGGCGGTGCTGCTGGCCGGCGCGCTGAAATATGACGGCGTCTTCACCCTGCAGATCCAGAGCGACGGGCCGATCAGCCTGCTGGTGGCCGACGTCACCTCGGATGGGCATCTTCGTGGCTATGCGCAGTTCGACGCCGAGCGATTCGCCTCGGCGGCAGCGGCACGCGCACAAAGCGGCGCCGGCATCGAACGATCGGTACCGGGTTTGCTGGGGGCGGGCTACCTCGCCTTCACGGTCGATCAGGGCGCGCATACCGACCGCTATCAGGGCATCGTCGAACTGACGGGCGCCACGCTAGCCGATTGCGCCCATACCTATTTCCGCGATTCCGAGCAGATCGAGACCTGCCTGAAAACCGCCTGCGAGCGCGTCGCCCTGCCCGGTGGCGGCAGCGTATGGCGCGCGGCCGGGCTGATGGTACAGCGCATGCCGGCCGAGGGCGGCAGCGCCAGTGAGGCCGACCGCATCTGGCAGTCGCTGACCGAGGATGAGGCGGAGGATGGCTGGCGCCGCATCGTCATCCTGACCAGTTCCGCCCGGAACGAGGAGTTGCTGGCCCCGGAGCTGTCGCCGCATGAGTTGCTGTTCCGGCTGTTCCACGAGGATGGCGTGCGGGTATTCGAGCCGCATGCCGTGACTGACCGCTGCCGCTGTTCGCGCGAGCGGGTCGATGCCGTGCTCAGCGCCCAGCCGCGTGCCGAGCTGGACGATATGAAGGAACCGGACGGCGCCGTGGTCGTTACCTGTCAGTTCTGCAATCGCGCGTACCGGTACGACGATTCCGATCTGGATGCTCTGGCAGACGCGACCCGGCACTAG
- a CDS encoding type II toxin-antitoxin system RelE/ParE family toxin: MAYVLTPRARRDLADIWRFTNGRWGEAQADAYVRQIAECCQRLSEGALIGSDVSAIRPGYWKLRVGSHVLFYTKPAEQRLELVRILHQRMDITAHL, translated from the coding sequence ATGGCTTATGTCCTGACGCCGAGGGCGCGGCGGGATCTGGCGGATATCTGGCGGTTCACGAACGGACGATGGGGCGAGGCACAGGCCGACGCCTATGTCCGGCAGATTGCCGAGTGTTGCCAGCGCCTCTCAGAAGGGGCGCTGATCGGCAGCGACGTCTCTGCGATCCGGCCCGGCTACTGGAAACTTCGGGTCGGTTCGCATGTGCTGTTCTACACAAAACCTGCGGAACAGCGTTTAGAACTCGTCCGCATCTTGCATCAGCGGATGGACATCACCGCCCATCTTTAG
- a CDS encoding aspartate aminotransferase family protein — translation MLPAVMPTYNRLDLSFTHGKGAYLYATDGRRYLDFAAGIAVNSLGHCHPHLVKALQAQAEKLWHVSNLYRVPEQEKLAQRLVDSTFADTVFFGNSGAEAMECAIKVARKYHSANGQPERVRIIAVEGAFHGRTLTTLAAAGNKKYLDGFGPVAGGFDHVPFGNMNELRNAITPETGAIIVEPVQGEGGIRPAALDYLRQLRAVADEYGLLLIFDEVQCGVGRTGKLFAHEWAGVAPDIMGVAKGIGGGFPMGACLANEKAAKGMTYGTHGSTFGGNPLAMAVGNAVMDVVNDPAFLAQVERVGRDFWTRLEGLVASHPTVFAEVRGAGLMLGLKCVMPNGDVQTAFREQGMLTVGAADNVLRLLPPLTIGDTEVGEAMEMMEKAARKLAG, via the coding sequence ATGCTTCCTGCCGTCATGCCCACATACAACCGGCTTGACCTCAGCTTTACGCATGGCAAGGGGGCGTATCTGTACGCGACGGATGGCCGACGATATCTCGACTTTGCCGCCGGCATTGCCGTCAACTCGCTGGGCCACTGTCACCCGCATCTGGTGAAGGCGCTGCAGGCGCAGGCCGAGAAGCTGTGGCATGTCTCCAACCTGTACCGCGTGCCGGAGCAGGAGAAGCTCGCCCAGCGGCTGGTGGATTCGACCTTCGCCGACACCGTGTTCTTCGGCAATTCCGGCGCCGAGGCGATGGAGTGCGCGATCAAGGTCGCGCGCAAATACCATTCCGCCAATGGCCAGCCGGAGCGCGTGCGCATCATCGCCGTCGAGGGAGCCTTCCACGGCCGCACCCTGACGACGCTGGCCGCCGCCGGGAACAAGAAGTATCTGGACGGCTTCGGCCCGGTCGCTGGCGGTTTCGACCATGTGCCGTTCGGCAACATGAACGAGCTGCGCAACGCCATCACCCCGGAGACCGGCGCCATCATCGTGGAGCCGGTGCAGGGCGAAGGCGGCATCCGCCCGGCGGCGCTGGATTATCTGCGCCAGCTGCGCGCCGTGGCCGACGAATACGGCCTGCTGCTGATCTTCGACGAGGTACAGTGCGGCGTCGGCCGGACCGGCAAGCTGTTCGCCCATGAATGGGCCGGTGTCGCCCCAGACATCATGGGTGTCGCCAAGGGCATCGGCGGCGGCTTCCCGATGGGCGCCTGCCTTGCCAACGAGAAGGCGGCCAAGGGCATGACCTATGGCACGCACGGCTCCACCTTCGGCGGCAATCCGCTGGCGATGGCGGTCGGCAATGCGGTCATGGATGTGGTGAACGACCCGGCCTTCCTGGCCCAGGTGGAGCGCGTCGGCCGCGATTTCTGGACCCGCCTGGAAGGGCTGGTCGCCAGCCACCCCACCGTCTTCGCGGAGGTGCGCGGCGCCGGCCTGATGCTTGGGCTGAAATGCGTGATGCCGAACGGCGACGTACAGACCGCCTTCCGCGAGCAAGGCATGCTGACCGTCGGCGCCGCCGACAATGTGCTGCGCCTGCTGCCGCCGCTGACCATCGGCGATACCGAGGTCGGCGAGGCGATGGAGATGATGGAAAAGGCCGCCCGCAAGCTGGCGGGCTGA
- a CDS encoding YdcH family protein, translating into MATADSRIDALKVKHQQIDNTLQSEASRPFPDDNAIASLKKEKLRLKDEITRLTRH; encoded by the coding sequence ATGGCAACAGCCGATAGCCGGATCGACGCCCTGAAGGTCAAGCATCAGCAGATCGACAACACGCTCCAATCCGAAGCCAGCCGACCGTTTCCCGACGACAATGCCATCGCCTCGCTGAAGAAAGAAAAGCTGAGGCTCAAGGACGAAATCACCCGACTGACGCGCCATTAG
- a CDS encoding ABC transporter permease: MPHPAPHQITPSSAPKGVAPRAIGRVNWLGLWTLYQKEVRRFLKVFVQTVAAPMVTSLLFLLVFTLALGRGDMVIGGVPYSEFLAPGLIMMAIAQNAFANTSSSLVVAKVQGNIVDTLMPPLGPAELTAGYALGGVTRGLAVGCSTLLAMWLFVPVSVAHPAYVLFHALSAALLLSLLGIIGGIWADKFDHIAAVTNFVIVPLTFLSGTFYSTERLPGIWYELAHVNPFFFMIDGFRYGFIDHADAPPLVGIAVMTGCNLVLLAISYAMLKSGYKLKA; this comes from the coding sequence ATGCCGCATCCTGCTCCGCACCAAATCACCCCCAGCAGCGCACCCAAGGGAGTTGCCCCGAGGGCCATCGGCCGCGTCAACTGGCTCGGCCTGTGGACGCTGTACCAGAAGGAGGTGCGGCGCTTCCTGAAGGTGTTCGTGCAAACGGTGGCGGCGCCGATGGTGACCTCGCTACTGTTCCTGCTGGTCTTCACCCTGGCGCTGGGCCGGGGCGACATGGTCATCGGCGGCGTCCCCTACTCCGAATTCCTGGCGCCGGGCCTGATCATGATGGCGATTGCCCAGAATGCCTTTGCCAACACCAGCTCCTCCCTCGTCGTCGCCAAGGTGCAGGGCAACATCGTCGATACGCTAATGCCGCCGCTGGGGCCGGCAGAACTGACCGCCGGCTATGCGCTGGGCGGTGTGACGCGCGGGCTGGCCGTGGGCTGCTCGACCCTGCTGGCGATGTGGCTGTTCGTACCGGTGAGTGTCGCGCATCCGGCCTATGTGCTGTTCCATGCGCTGTCCGCCGCCCTGCTGCTGTCGCTGCTGGGCATCATCGGCGGCATCTGGGCGGACAAGTTCGACCATATCGCCGCCGTCACCAACTTCGTGATCGTGCCGCTGACCTTCCTGTCCGGCACCTTCTATTCGACCGAGCGGCTGCCCGGCATCTGGTACGAGCTGGCCCATGTGAACCCGTTCTTCTTCATGATCGACGGCTTCCGCTATGGCTTCATCGACCATGCCGACGCCCCGCCGCTGGTCGGCATTGCGGTCATGACGGGCTGCAACCTCGTGCTGCTGGCGATCAGCTACGCGATGCTGAAAAGCGGCTACAAGCTGAAAGCTTGA
- a CDS encoding S41 family peptidase, which yields MMAVVSTVLLLTNSCAGPAHMAEPPRDFLARDAARVFTAGYDNIGEYYLEPVDLGSLAVHGMQGLTQLDPSFAVTPLNDRLQLTVGRAVIGEFPVPPENDSVRWGMLTAAVILAGRSSSPELAKVEPERLYRTVFEASLKDLDRFSRYADYTTALDNRAQREGFGGIGISLLPDDSQITIANVMKDTPADQAGLRAGDRITRIDGLPTEGMSVHDVVRHLRGGIHSPVDLGLARPRGHGADATVDTLHVTLRRARIVPTTVSLERVDDIAIIKLHGFNQDTASSLSREMAEAWRSAGANLSGVILDLRGNPGGLLDQAVSVADLFISNGQIVSTRGRHPHSLQRYDARSDDIAQGLPLVVLINGASASASEVVAAALQDSGRAVLIGSRSFGKGSVQTVVRLPNDGEMMLTWAKLFAPSGYALSDYGVLPSVCTASYTDDPAQVISDLRRGAVRPANLLVARRVVSELDSRRQQELREACPSKPAHNEKIDMDVARLLLRDGELLGRMRDMSVMAVALKAD from the coding sequence ATGATGGCGGTCGTTTCGACCGTGCTTCTGCTGACCAATTCCTGCGCCGGGCCGGCGCATATGGCGGAGCCGCCGCGCGATTTCCTGGCCCGCGACGCCGCGCGCGTCTTTACCGCCGGCTACGACAATATCGGCGAATATTATCTGGAGCCGGTCGATCTCGGCAGCCTGGCCGTGCATGGCATGCAGGGCCTGACCCAGCTCGACCCCAGCTTTGCCGTCACACCGCTGAACGACCGGTTGCAGCTGACTGTCGGGCGGGCGGTGATCGGCGAATTCCCGGTGCCGCCGGAAAATGATTCTGTGCGCTGGGGGATGCTGACCGCCGCCGTTATCCTGGCCGGCCGCTCATCCTCTCCGGAACTGGCTAAGGTGGAACCGGAGCGGCTCTACCGCACGGTGTTCGAGGCCAGCCTGAAGGACCTCGACCGGTTCTCGCGCTATGCCGACTACACGACCGCGCTCGATAACCGGGCCCAGCGCGAAGGCTTCGGCGGTATCGGTATCTCGCTGCTGCCGGACGACAGCCAGATCACCATCGCCAATGTGATGAAGGACACCCCGGCCGACCAGGCAGGGCTGCGGGCCGGCGACCGGATCACCAGGATCGATGGCCTGCCGACCGAGGGCATGAGTGTGCATGACGTGGTCCGGCACCTGCGCGGCGGCATTCACAGCCCGGTCGATCTGGGGCTGGCGCGGCCGCGCGGCCATGGCGCCGATGCCACGGTCGATACGCTGCATGTCACGCTGCGCCGTGCCCGTATCGTGCCGACCACGGTCAGCCTAGAGCGGGTCGATGATATTGCGATCATCAAGCTGCACGGTTTCAACCAGGATACCGCGTCGAGCCTGAGCCGCGAGATGGCGGAGGCCTGGCGTTCCGCCGGGGCAAATCTGTCCGGCGTGATCCTCGACCTGCGCGGCAATCCGGGCGGTCTGCTCGATCAGGCGGTGTCAGTGGCCGACCTGTTTATCTCCAATGGCCAGATCGTCTCGACCCGCGGCCGGCATCCGCACAGCCTGCAGCGCTATGACGCGCGCAGCGACGACATTGCGCAGGGGCTGCCGCTGGTGGTGCTGATCAACGGGGCCTCCGCCTCCGCCTCGGAAGTGGTGGCCGCCGCCCTGCAGGATAGTGGGCGGGCGGTGCTCATCGGCTCGCGCTCCTTCGGCAAGGGCTCGGTGCAGACCGTTGTCCGCCTGCCTAATGATGGCGAGATGATGCTGACCTGGGCCAAACTCTTCGCGCCGTCCGGCTATGCCTTGTCTGATTATGGCGTGCTGCCGTCGGTCTGCACCGCCAGCTATACCGACGATCCGGCGCAGGTGATCAGCGACCTCCGACGCGGTGCGGTGCGCCCGGCCAATCTGCTGGTTGCGCGCCGGGTGGTCTCGGAACTGGATTCCCGGCGCCAGCAGGAATTGCGCGAGGCCTGCCCCTCGAAGCCGGCGCATAACGAGAAGATCGACATGGATGTCGCCCGGCTGCTGCTGCGCGATGGCGAACTGCTGGGCCGCATGCGCGACATGTCGGTCATGGCGGTGGCGCTGAAGGCGGATTGA
- a CDS encoding type II toxin-antitoxin system ParD family antitoxin gives MSRNTSVSLGPHFAAFVDRQVDEGRYGSASDVIRAGLRLLEEREAGLAALRAALMEGEESGVAAPLDIEAFLADRRQDR, from the coding sequence ATGTCCCGCAATACATCGGTATCTCTCGGGCCGCATTTCGCGGCTTTCGTTGACCGCCAGGTCGATGAAGGCCGGTACGGTTCCGCAAGCGATGTCATTCGCGCCGGCCTGCGCTTGCTGGAAGAGCGCGAGGCCGGCCTTGCCGCACTTCGGGCCGCCCTCATGGAGGGGGAGGAAAGCGGTGTTGCCGCGCCGCTGGATATCGAGGCGTTTCTCGCCGACCGGCGGCAGGACCGATAG
- a CDS encoding regulatory protein RecX, translating to MTDSAPKPNRPARKIPRKPSPASLERAALHYLERFASSAENLRRVLLRKVERAARHHEDIDREAAAGWIDDLIARYRRAGLLDDKAYAEARTTSLHRRGASARKIRLSLAQKGVAADTVDAALEELDERVEGDAEMQAAIALVRRRRLGVYRAASVRADYRDRDLAALARAGFSYDIARRVIEAEDEGALMALAEAE from the coding sequence ATGACCGACAGCGCCCCCAAGCCGAACAGGCCGGCCCGGAAAATTCCCCGCAAGCCCAGCCCTGCCTCGCTGGAGCGTGCCGCCCTGCATTATCTGGAGCGCTTCGCGAGCTCGGCGGAAAATCTGCGCCGGGTGCTGCTGCGCAAGGTGGAGCGGGCGGCCCGTCATCATGAGGATATCGACCGCGAGGCGGCGGCGGGCTGGATCGACGATCTGATCGCCCGCTATCGCCGCGCCGGCCTGCTGGATGACAAGGCCTATGCCGAGGCGCGCACCACCAGCCTGCACCGGCGAGGCGCATCGGCGCGCAAGATCAGGCTGAGCCTGGCCCAGAAGGGGGTGGCGGCGGACACCGTTGATGCAGCGCTGGAGGAGCTGGACGAACGGGTGGAAGGCGATGCGGAGATGCAGGCCGCCATCGCCCTCGTGCGGAGACGGCGGCTTGGTGTCTATCGTGCAGCCAGCGTGCGTGCAGACTACCGTGACCGCGACCTTGCCGCCCTGGCCCGGGCAGGATTTTCCTACGACATCGCGCGCCGGGTCATCGAGGCGGAGGATGAGGGCGCCCTCATGGCCCTGGCAGAGGCGGAATGA
- the rpmG gene encoding 50S ribosomal protein L33, with translation MAKSNTLLIKLVSSADTGFFYVAKKNPRTMTGKLELKKYDPKVRKHVVFRESKIK, from the coding sequence ATGGCGAAGTCGAACACTCTGCTCATCAAGCTCGTCAGCAGCGCCGACACGGGCTTCTTCTACGTTGCGAAGAAGAATCCGCGCACCATGACGGGTAAGCTGGAACTGAAGAAGTACGATCCGAAGGTGCGCAAGCACGTCGTGTTCCGCGAATCGAAGATCAAGTAA
- the ald gene encoding alanine dehydrogenase — MLVGVPKEVKIHEYRVGLVPASVRELVEHGHQVMVETMAGHGIGFDDADYEAAGASIAGSAADIFAKADMIVKVKEPQPAEYKMLREGQVLFTYLHLAPDPEQTKGLMESGCIAIAYETVTNQRGGLPLLSPMSEVAGRMSIQVGAHCLEKERGGAGVLLGGVPGVPAAKVTVLGGGVAGTNAARMAMGMEAHVVVIDKSLDRLYQLDERFGSELHTIFATRDAIEQHVLSSDLVIGAALVPGAAAPKLVTADMVKRMKRGSVLVDISIDQGGCFETSRPTSHAEPTYVVDEVVHYCVTNMPGAVARTSTVALNNATLPFALALADKGYRKALADDVHLRNGLNIHTGRVTYKAVADALKLPYTPAEDALAL, encoded by the coding sequence ATGCTTGTCGGTGTGCCGAAAGAGGTGAAAATCCACGAATACCGGGTCGGGCTGGTGCCGGCCTCGGTGCGCGAACTGGTCGAGCATGGCCATCAGGTGATGGTCGAGACCATGGCCGGGCACGGCATCGGCTTCGACGATGCGGATTACGAGGCGGCGGGCGCCAGCATCGCCGGCAGTGCTGCGGACATCTTCGCCAAGGCCGACATGATCGTGAAGGTGAAGGAGCCGCAGCCCGCCGAATACAAGATGCTGCGTGAGGGGCAGGTGCTGTTCACCTACCTGCATCTGGCGCCCGATCCCGAGCAGACAAAAGGGCTGATGGAGTCCGGCTGCATCGCCATCGCCTATGAGACGGTGACCAACCAGCGCGGCGGCCTGCCGCTGCTGTCGCCGATGAGCGAGGTTGCCGGGCGCATGTCGATCCAGGTCGGCGCACACTGCCTGGAGAAGGAGCGTGGCGGTGCGGGCGTGTTGCTGGGCGGCGTGCCGGGCGTGCCGGCGGCCAAGGTGACCGTGCTGGGCGGCGGTGTTGCCGGCACCAATGCGGCGCGCATGGCAATGGGCATGGAGGCGCATGTCGTGGTCATCGACAAGAGCCTCGACCGGCTCTACCAGCTTGACGAGCGCTTCGGCTCCGAACTGCACACCATCTTCGCCACCCGCGACGCCATCGAGCAGCATGTGCTGTCCAGCGACCTTGTCATCGGCGCGGCGCTGGTGCCGGGGGCGGCGGCGCCCAAGCTGGTGACCGCCGACATGGTGAAGCGGATGAAGCGCGGCTCCGTGCTGGTGGACATCTCCATCGACCAGGGCGGCTGCTTCGAGACCTCGCGCCCGACCAGCCATGCCGAGCCGACCTATGTTGTGGATGAGGTGGTGCATTACTGCGTCACCAACATGCCGGGTGCCGTTGCCCGCACCTCCACCGTGGCGCTGAACAACGCGACCCTGCCCTTCGCGCTGGCGCTGGCCGACAAGGGCTACCGCAAGGCGCTGGCGGACGACGTCCATCTGCGCAACGGCCTGAACATCCATACGGGGCGGGTCACCTACAAGGCCGTCGCCGACGCGCTGAAGCTGCCCTACACCCCGGCCGAGGACGCGCTGGCGCTTTAG
- a CDS encoding UbiX family flavin prenyltransferase has translation MTMESSLEKPLEKQRLIVGISGASGVLYGIRLLHLLRDHPVETHLVMSRSAEITLAHETDWKLRDVQALANYWHPQEDIGAAISSGSFRTLGMVVAPCSVKTLAEIASGVTSGLLTRAADVVLKERRRLVLMVRETPLTAVHLRNMLTVTEMGGIIAPPVPAFYARPENIGAMVDHSVGRVLDLFGLEVGAVRRWGEVPSDEKPRRHRKGV, from the coding sequence ATGACCATGGAAAGCTCCTTGGAAAAGCCTCTCGAAAAGCAGCGCCTCATCGTCGGTATTTCGGGCGCATCCGGTGTCCTCTACGGCATCCGGCTGCTGCATCTGCTGCGCGACCATCCGGTCGAGACGCATCTGGTGATGTCCCGGTCAGCGGAGATCACACTGGCGCACGAGACCGACTGGAAGCTGCGCGACGTCCAGGCGCTGGCCAATTACTGGCACCCGCAGGAGGATATCGGCGCGGCGATTTCCAGCGGCTCCTTCCGCACGCTGGGCATGGTGGTCGCCCCCTGCTCGGTAAAGACGCTGGCGGAGATCGCCAGCGGCGTCACCTCGGGCCTTTTGACCCGCGCCGCCGATGTGGTGCTGAAGGAACGCCGCCGGCTGGTGCTGATGGTGCGCGAAACGCCGCTGACCGCCGTGCACCTGCGCAACATGCTGACCGTGACCGAGATGGGCGGGATCATCGCGCCGCCGGTCCCGGCCTTCTATGCCAGGCCGGAGAACATCGGGGCCATGGTCGATCACAGCGTCGGCCGCGTGCTCGACCTGTTCGGTCTGGAGGTCGGCGCTGTCCGCCGCTGGGGCGAGGTGCCGTCCGATGAGAAGCCGCGGCGCCACCGCAAGGGCGTGTAA
- the argF gene encoding ornithine carbamoyltransferase: protein MNKLLTQPKHFLDLDLIDTGTLRQILDSGRAMKEALKAGEEADKPLAGKTLAMIFEKPSTRTRVSFEVGMKQLGGDVVLLNTADIQSSRGETMADTARVLSRYVDAIMIRTFSPAILQELADNASVPVINGLTDRSHPCQIMADVMTFEEHRGPIKGKVVAWSGDGNNVAASWIHAAARFDFELRIACPEMLTPDAGLIEWARAQGARITVTHDAEKAVAGADCVVTDTWVSMGDADAGSRHNMLKPYQVNAELMRHAKPEAIFMHCLPAHRGEEVSAEVIDGPQSVVWDEAENRLHGQKGILRWCLT from the coding sequence ATGAACAAGCTGTTGACCCAACCAAAGCACTTTCTCGACCTAGACCTGATCGACACTGGCACCCTGCGGCAGATCCTGGACAGCGGCCGTGCCATGAAAGAAGCGCTGAAGGCCGGCGAGGAAGCCGACAAGCCGCTGGCCGGCAAGACGCTGGCGATGATCTTCGAGAAGCCATCGACCCGGACCCGCGTGTCCTTCGAGGTCGGCATGAAGCAGCTGGGCGGCGATGTCGTCCTGCTGAACACCGCAGACATCCAGTCCTCGCGTGGCGAGACCATGGCCGATACGGCGCGCGTGCTGTCGCGCTATGTCGATGCGATCATGATCCGCACTTTCAGCCCGGCGATCCTGCAGGAGCTGGCGGATAATGCCAGCGTGCCGGTCATCAACGGGCTGACCGACCGCAGCCACCCCTGCCAGATCATGGCCGATGTGATGACCTTCGAGGAGCATCGCGGGCCGATCAAGGGCAAGGTCGTGGCCTGGAGCGGCGACGGCAACAATGTCGCCGCCTCCTGGATTCATGCCGCCGCACGATTCGATTTCGAGCTGCGCATCGCCTGCCCGGAAATGCTGACCCCAGACGCCGGCCTGATCGAGTGGGCCCGCGCGCAGGGTGCACGAATCACCGTTACCCACGATGCCGAGAAGGCGGTCGCGGGGGCGGATTGCGTGGTCACCGATACCTGGGTGTCGATGGGCGACGCGGATGCGGGCAGCCGGCACAATATGCTGAAGCCCTACCAGGTGAATGCGGAGTTGATGCGCCACGCCAAGCCGGAGGCCATCTTCATGCACTGCCTGCCCGCCCATCGCGGCGAGGAGGTCTCGGCGGAGGTCATCGACGGGCCGCAATCCGTGGTCTGGGATGAGGCGGAAAACCGGTTGCACGGCCAGAAGGGCATCCTGCGCTGGTGCCTGACGTGA